The DNA window CCTGGGTGCTGGTGAGGCCACACACAACAGCCACCCAGGGGCCCTGCTGTTCTCCCTGCAAACtggtccaccaccaccaccaccaccaccacacacacacacacacacacacacacacacacacacacacacggagtgggAAGCGTTTGTGTTCCAGCCCAGCCCTGAAgagcatcccccacccccaccacaccacaGAGAGATGTGCTGGTGGCCCCTTCATTCATCCCTGGCCCAGACCCAGCCCTCCGGGAACCCCACTGTAAACAGTAATTCTCTAAAGGCCACTGGCCCACCCCTCACCCACTGTCCTCACCCACGATCGAGACTAAACACCAGCCTGATGAGGAACATCCTGAAGACAGGCAGTTTATGTGACATACGGCGGACGACAAAAATGCACCCAGAAGGGTGCTAGTGTGGAGAACATTACGGGTAGAGCACGGGCCTGAGTTAGCAGCAGAACCAACCACAGCTTGCCGTACAGGCCATACCCTGCGAAGCCAGGATGGGGATGCTATGCCAGGCTTACTGTCCTCACCAACAGCTCATGACAAGGAGCACCATCAGGGCCAGGTGAGCACTATGGGGTGAGTCTGTTGGATCCAAGCCTTGTGTTTATGACAGTCACCACATTTAGACTTTCTCTATGGCCTCCAAAGGAGGTTTGAGTATTTGAAATACAATTGTTAAATGTAAACCTCTGAAACACATAACAGGATTTTCGTAAGCTTATCCAATAactctttacttcttttttttttttaaatctatacaaAGACTGAAAATAATGAACATGACCCAATTCTGTCTCACGCTTCACAAATAGACagtattggtcctgtgtatgaaaagtgAGGCTTACAGAAGCCAGATCTTAGTCCTTCCCAGCAACGACCTTCCTTTCCAGCCCCCTGAGGCTCAGAGACCAGGGCCTAACCACTGAAGGTACCACCCCTGTCCTGAAATCCCTTATAGTCTCTTCCGGCTTCTACCCCAAGTCAGCCCAGACTCTCAGCTCCGCAGGGATGTAGCTGGAGTCATTCCTCCAACACCTCATCCCCACAGCCCAGTTCTGCACCTTCCCTGTTAGAGGCCAGGCCTGCCCCTCTACAGATCTGTCAGGTACCATGGATGGGTGGTGTCTCCACTGCCCTGGTCCCTCATCTTTTCGTGTTCGGTCATTTCTGAGAAAGACCCCCCAAGAGATGCCCCCAGATGGTCAAGTCAGTAATAAACTCCCAGCATCACCCCCACTTCCCTCTTTAGTCTCCTCGGAAGCATCACTGCCAAGCCAGGAGCTTCTGACCGGGAGACCCTGCCTGTCTTTACCCATCCTCCTCCGTTTGCCTGTTATCAAGACAAACGGGGATGGGACTAGGCAGCAAGAGGCCTCTCCCCGCCCACTCCCACTTCAAGGCCTTCCAAGACAAGTGAAAACAAGTCTAATCCTTCACTATCACTGGGTGACGTCACTAGGACTATAAAAGGCTGACTCCAGTTAACAGAAGTCTGAATTCTTACACTGTCCTAGGGAAAAGCCAGTCAAAAGAAAGCAGtaccagggctgaggagatggctcagccaataCAGCACTTGCTTGAGAGCATGAACACCTGAGTGTGGGCCCCAGGACCCAGTAAAgatgctgggcatagtggtacacgtgtgtaaccccagcactggagaagatGGGAGAATCACTGGGGCTCCTTGATCAGCCAGTCTAGACTACCTGGTGAGCaggctccaggccaatgagaaatcCTGTCCCAAGAGAAGTGGATGGTGTTCCTAAGGATGATGTTCAAgaggttgtcatctgacctccacgtgcactcCTGcatgctcctgcacacacacgcatacacgcacatgcaaagaaaaagagaatgggGAGTAGAAGCATACCCATGCAGCCTCCAGAAGAGTACTTTCTAGGGAGTCCACACAGACTCCAAACTCTGGGGATCTCCCCTGGAAGCTTGTCTGCCTGTTCCCCACGGTGACTGAGGGTCCATTGAAACACAACAAGAAAAGAACCAGCAAATCTACCTTCAATCCCTGGTCTCGCTCTGTGATGGCCCTAACAGGAAGAATGTTCAAGGCTGAGGGCGAGGGTGTTCCATTTACTTGATACCACAGTCCTCCCCGGGAACTTGGCTGCTGGCACCTGGCCTCAACTGCCAGCCTCAAAGTCTAGGGTTCCAACCAGCCAAGACAAACAGCAGCTTATGACCCTGGAGCCTTCCAAGACATTTTGCATTTCCCACCCTTGTCTGCAACAGTAATGAAGTCCTACTCTTTGTTAACCTGCAGATATCCTCTCCATGGCCTGAGTGTCCTTTACTCAGCCCTAACACCACACCCTGGCCTCTAATCCTCAGATACCCTCTTGTAGAAAGCTCTAGAGTGGGAAGACAGGTGGACAACACATGCCCAGTCTCCTCCACCTCAGCTTGAAATAGTCATTCCTTTCGTGAAAGTTTCTACTCACCAACCACATCCTTATCCCTCCCCAACTCATTTGGCCACAGCTCTGCCCACACAGTACACAGCAGGCAAAGCCCAGCCCCATATTAGTGCTGAGCTCCAGTGCCatgaaaaacaagagaaaacgGTCTTTGAAGAAATGCAGTGTTTATTGGGAGCTTTCCACTTGACaagtcaagtgtgtgtgtgtgtgtgtgtgtgtgtgtgtgtgtgtgtgtgtgtatttagggaAAACACGGCCTGATGTAGTTGTATAATCAGATAGCCTTGGCCAGCCCAACACGATTGTTGGCCCTGTCGAAGACACTGTAGAACTCCCGAATGAAAACATCCCCCAGGATCCAcatctgggaaccaaacttgaagCCACTGGAGCAGGAGGAGTCCAGTTCCTGGAAAAGGCAACACTGAGATGAAATTGGATTCAGTGACAAGAGTTTTTTACCCCATCGCTCAGGTACTCTCTCTTGTCTCATTTCATCCTTGAAATCACTTTCCCAGGTAAACAGAGAGAATGGGGTTCATCAGATGAAGAAAGTAGGGACTAACGAGATGACTCAGCAATCACCAGCACAtgcttcttgcagaggaccagagttcccagcatccacattaggtggctcaaaactgcctgtaagtccagctccagggaatcttacaccctcttctggcctctacaggcaactgtattcacatgcacataccctcccactcccactcccacccccatcctacaaatacacacacacacacacacacacacacacacacacacgcacgcacgcacgcacgcacgcatgcatgcacacacacacacactaaaaataatgtactggagagagggctcaggagttaagaagcacttgttgcttttccagaggacccagtttcagtttccagcacccacatgataactCACAACCATCGGTGAcgccagttctaagggatctgatatCCTATTCTGATTCCCATGGACACTAGGCTCGCACATattgcatacacatacaagcaggcaaaatactaagacacatgaaagaaaataaaaagtaaatgttttgttttattttttgagacagggtttctctatgtagttctggctgtcctggagctcactgtgtagaccaggctggcctcaaactcacagagattcccttgcctctgcctcccaagtgctgggattaaaggcagaaaagaatctttaaaaaatgaaattgactTAATCTGAAGTTATTTTGGTGAGTTCCTATGGCTCTAAGTCCTGACCCAATGTACTGTACCCCACATCTAACCCCTTACCATCACACTGAACATCCATTGCACTAATAATCATTAGTTTGGGGTACTGGAGATCAGGCCATGCTGAGACCAGCAGTCCCCACAACAGACAAAATGAGCTATGGAAATCCTAGATAGAATTCTAAGCCGCCAGGGCTTGGACGTTTGAACAGTGGATGGAGGTCTGGGTGGGTGGTTTGGGTCCAATCTATATCCCTCCTCCAAGCCCTTGGTGTCCCTCCTATTTCCCATTTCTTTCAGCAAGGAGCTATCATGGCCACACAAATAGGCTCAATGATAGATGTCGTGGCCCACTCCAAAGGCCTTGCAGGCTTTGTCTGGTCCATGACATTTGTCCTCACCAAATTCACTGGTGTGGCCAAGTTCCAGGGGAACGGATGCTAGATGGACCCAGAGCATCTCTCTCCTGAAGCTCATACCTGGTTGGTATAGGCTGAGGGTGGCAGCGGGAACTTCCTGCCATGGATCTCAAAGACAACTGTGGGCATGATGCCCAACCTCCAGCAGTCGATTTTAAACTATGGAACAAGAAGGTACAAAAAAAGGTCACAACAAAGGTCACAGAAAGCATAGCTTCtcagaggaccaggaactggCACCCCCACAGCAAGGACAGACCAAAGCTGGAAGGGATACATTGCTCACTCTTGAAAAATGGGCTCACCCAACATTCTTCCTCAGCATTTCTTCTGTGTAGAAAGGGGCTCTTGATTCAGGGGGGGTTCTCTGGAGGTAAGGAGAGGGCCTGACCTTACCTGGCCGTACTGGCCCTGCACAGCCCCGATGGCCTGCTGGATAGTCAGGATGTCTCCATCAGGACCCGCCAGCAGGGCAGTGCCTGTGTCCAGAACGGCAGGGCAACCACCTTGACAGGCCACCACTTCATCATTGATTGTGATCCTGGAAGATTAAGCAGAGGGGCTTCACAGTACCAACCTGTATCTCCCTGAGTCCTTCCCGCCCCTGCCAAGATCCtcgaggaaggaaggaagtccagACTCCCCTTTTTTTGAGCTTCTTCTTGGAACCCTGCCCCCCAAACTTTCCAAATTCAGAGAAAAGGCTGAACTATCTCCCCTCAATTGGTGGGTAAAGTAAGAACAGCTCAAATTGCAAGGGTCCAAATCACAACAAAACGATCCATTTGTGTGCCGTTCCGTGAGCAGACTCAGGACTAACCCGTTGCCTGAGGATCCAGTTTTCTCTGCCATTTGCTTGATACATGTCTCGAATGAGTCTCCCAACATTTGTAAACTTGGGCTTCTCATGAACAAAATGGGTACATGAGCAATCCCTCAATCAACTTAAGGACGGTCATAAGGCTCAGACCAAAAGTCTGTAACTTACACACTGAGGACAAGACCGGCACCAGCCTCCTACAGGCTCAGTGGGAACCAATGAAACAGCCGTATAACCACTCCACACAGTGTCTCCCAGGCAGTAGGCGTCGGTGTGGCCAGTGCACGGTGGACGTGCAGCATAACCACTTGCAAAGGATGCTGGCCTCACAGCTGGCTATCAGAATCAATCAATAACCGCAGAGCTACTGGGTGCAGTTCTTCCAGGCCCTGTGGTGTGACTCCTGAGCCCCCATATCCACACATCAAGAGTCAGCCTCTCCAAGGGGCCCATGCAAGGTTCCGCTCACCTACCTGTCCACTGTGAACTGCCAATACCCCTGCACAGTCACAGGCACCCAGTGCAGTGAGCCTACAAAGTAGGACTGATCGATGGCCCCCAGCGTGAGCATGCTCCCTTGGTCATTCCTGGAACCAAGAAAGGCCTCTCTGTGGCATCAGATGCCCTGCTGGTGAGGAATGTCCAGTCCCACCCCAAGGCAGATGGATGGGAACCCAAAGGCCTTCCACTacctccctccagccccaccccaacaGCTGCAGTTCCCCGTTCCTCTGATCCACAGCCCTGATTCAACGCTGCCATGGGAGAGGAGGTAGTGACTCACCACGCAGGTCAGGGGACCACCAGATTCTGACCTGCTCCCCTAGGTCTTCCCAGCACCCCAGGGCCTCCACCCAAGGCATATAGAGAAGGGATCTTCATAAGGCCCTACACTTTGGGTTAAAACCGCCTCCCAGAGCCAGATCCCTCGTGCTCCCTCTGGGTACTGTTGCATGCTCAGtgggacacactcacacacttcctCCTCTACTCACACTGTTTCACCTCCTGGAACTCCAGCccttcctacctccaggtttTAGAACATAGTACCTGCTGCCTAAAACGTACTGACTGTCTGGCCCTCGCCTGGGTAATTCCCACCCATGTTTGGTGAAACCCACCCTGACTTGTcctgtgtgcatgttcacacatgtacacacaggtatACAGACCCACGTCAGAGTGGACATTCATATTTTAAGGTACCTATATGCCCCGTTCTTTGCTGGGGTGCCCTTCTCACAATTACTTGGTTACAGTGTGAATTACTGTGTACTGACTATTCCCTTTGCTAAAGTCTATCTTCCAGCTTGTCTTGATTGCtgatgtgtgtgcctatgtccTGACATAACCTCTGCATGGAGACGGCCTAGTAAATACACatggagtgaatgaatgaatgaatatctaaatgcatgcatgaatgaaaGGTACCACCTTCCTCTTTGCCCGGGGTCCCCACTCCTCGGCTGTCCAGCCTCTTCTTCTGGGGGGTGCCCTCGTTCTCCTTGTGCGGCCACCCCCCTGAGTCTGAGCTGAGCTAGGTCATCGTAAGAGCAGGAAGGTGACGTGAGGGGCACTGGAGCAGGTTCCCAGACTCCAGGCCTGTCTCGGACACTAGTGCCCGAATAAgcatccctccttttctctccctggtGGAAGGAGAAGCCGGGACTCTACGGGATCTCAAAGATGATGACAAGTGACTCCTGAGATCCTGTGTCTTTAGAAGAGCATGCTGAAAGCCCTCATCTAGAGATGGGAACAGacttggcttttgttgttgttatttgtagCTGTGGTTTGTAGTACCAGAGATTGAACGGGGCCCAGCACATGTTAAGTAAACCCTCTAACACATCCCCAGcaaggctttgttttgtttgtgtttttttaactTAAGGTAGAATGAAAGTCATCTTTGTCCCAGTAAACTCTAGCTGCATAAATGACTCCAGTGGAGTCTTTGGACAGAAGGCAGAGGTGCCTGGAAGCCAGGATGGAGATAGTTTGGATGGTGGTGGCTACCTTGACAGGAAGTCTCCAAGGGGCAGACATTCCCCTCAGCCAGCAGCCCTTACCAGGTACAAAGTCAGACCCTTGGTGGATGCAGCTCCTACCTGCTCATGTAAACAGAGAACAGGTCTTGGGCGACCAGGTGCCTCTTCATCATGTTGTCAAATATGGGTACTGAATACTTGGAGGCAAGAGAAGGGTAGGACAGCCCCAGGATGCCATCGAATGGAGAGTAGTTGAAGATTTCACCTGGCTCCTGGGTACTCAGGCCCACAGTCTGGTGGGGAACTACAATATCGGAGACctgcaaagaagaagaagaaaattgccATGATGACTTCCACCAGGGAGCTTCTGCAGCCAGAGACAGAGAAGTTCAGGGATGGAGCAGCCCACCTAGGATCACAGGTCAGTGTCGGCATCCAGCCCTCCCTCACTGGCCGGTCTACCCTTTTATAGATAATGCAGGCTTATTTTCAGCTTGAGAGATTggagtgagctgggtcctccacATTTTCTGCTTGGTTTTGAAGAACTGGTCTGATAaggacaggaagaggagagagcgTTCGGGGCAGACACAGGTTTCATGTTGGGGACAAGCCCGGAGGAAGTGGGATGGTGACTGTTCCATCATTGCCTGCAGAAGCAGCTGCGCCTTCGCCTTCCTGGTCCTCTCTCAGACACAAGCCACAGAGGCATCGCCTCTCACAAAGCGGGTGAGTCACCTGCTGACTGAGCTTGATCAAGCTCCTCTCCAGGTCTCCATCCCTTATCTGATCAACAGAATAATAATGCCTGAATCTTAACTCGGGGCCCAAGCTAAATAACTGGACACCCATTGAGCGTTCACTGAATGTCTGCTTACTGAACAGTTGTTGGTACCATGCTTAAGAACGTGGTTCTTGATTTGCCCATTTCCCCGGCGGGTAGATGTGTCCACCAGCCTGCTCGGAGCCACACAAAGGGTTGAAGcaggcctcctgcctctgctctgtcCCACAAAATTCATCAACCTCCACACTGGGCAGCCAATGTGAGCTTTAAAATCTGAAATCAAGCCTGCCACACAGACTACAACTGCCTGGTACATCTCAGTAGAGGCAGAACAGAATCACCCCTTCTGGCCCCAGTTCTCACAACTTACCTTAGCTCACTTTGCCCCCCATGCtggcctctgtcccctcctcaactgccccagctcctcccagtccCAGGATTCTTGcactccctcttctgcagtgcTGACCCCAGATCATCTCAAGCCTGGCTTCCGGAAGTCTATCACTTGGGTTCCAGTGTGCAACAGACCACCGTGCCCACCAAATCTCCGTCCTCTGACTCCCAAGCACTCTCTTCCACACGTTCCAGTTTTGGTTTCTTCTTACCCTCACTCAACAGTGTTCAAAGCCATCTGACTTGTCTTTTGTGTGCAGGCCACGCTCACACAGGCCGCCTGAGTGCCTTTTGCTAGGAAGCATGAGGCGAGCAGGTCCACTCTCCTCTTGTCCATCACTGTCTTCTTTAGAGCAAGCATTCATGGTGTGAGTGAATGAACAGTGGCTAAGTGCTAAGGAGTAACTCGGTTCTCTTGCTTTCAGCCAACAAACTATTCTTGAGGGTCTCTGATGTGCCAGATGTAAGGCTTTGAGGATGTAGCAATGGACAAAAACAAGTCCCTGCCTTGGGGAATGTTTTATCCAACACGAGAGACCAGCAATGAATTTTTGAAAGCAGCAACAGAGCAGGTGCCAATGAGCCCTCGAAGAAAACTGTGTCATGGTGAGGTCACAGGCGGTGTGTGATTTTATAGAACGGTGGGAGACCTTGTGAGAGAGTGGCATTCTGCTGAAAAGCAAAGGCTGGGGGTAGACCAAGCCAAGGGGAAGGGAGCTAGAGGTGACATGACCATAGACAGAGTGTGAGTGGAGTCAACTGAGCGGCACGGGCCAAGTGTGGCCAAGATGGGGAAATGAACGCCAGGAACTGGGGAGAAGTGCTCAGGTGGAGTTCTGAGAACAGAAACCAGAAGcagtggaggaaggaagggagcatCACACAGATGACTATCAATGTGAGTTCCTCCCAGAATCCTCATCCATTGAGCCATCAGTGGACGGGACCCATGGGATCCTCATTCCCACCAAATGCACAACCCACTAGAACCAAGGTATCTTGGGGGAGAGAAAGCTGCAGGGAAGGTCGGGTGAGCCCAGGCCATTGCCACCTCACTTACTGTGACAGTGTCATAGCCCAGGAAGCCCTGCACTCTGCCAGTGCCATACTGGACAAACAGGGGCTTGCTCAGGTTCTGGAAGGTGAAGGACTTGGATGGGTCAAAGCGGTGATGGTTTTCTGTAACAAAGACCCAGATCAGTGGATCCTCAGAGTCATCTTGCCCTCAACGTTCCCAAACAGGGTAGAAACCCTCACTAAACCTTGTAAGAACAGGGCCATCTATGTATCAGCCATTCTCTCTGGGTAAATCAAGCAGTCTGGTCTCTCTGCAGCATGGTCTCATAGTTTAGTCAAGAAagcccagcccacccccaccccctgcccatgCAATTCTAAACACGAAAGAGAAGGAAGCCCAGGTGTGTGGTTTCCATGCTCATTTTCTCTGTTATCTGAGTAAACTCAGCCAAGACCCTTCTCTTCTCTAGACCTCCATTTCCACGTCTGGGAGACCGGAAAGGAAGGGACAAGAGGGGTATGTAAAGGTGGGAAGTAAGACACTCACGGCAAACTCTGCTGCTACAGTAGACAGAGGGCACCCAGAGTTCCGAGGA is part of the Peromyscus eremicus chromosome 6, PerEre_H2_v1, whole genome shotgun sequence genome and encodes:
- the LOC131912635 gene encoding chymosin-like; amino-acid sequence: MRCFVLLLAVLATSQSHVVTRIPLHKGKSLRNTLKERGLLEDFLRRHQYEFSEKASNTGMVASEPLTNYLDSEYFGTISIGTPPQEFTVVFDTGSSELWVPSVYCSSRVCQNHHRFDPSKSFTFQNLSKPLFVQYGTGRVQGFLGYDTVTVSDIVVPHQTVGLSTQEPGEIFNYSPFDGILGLSYPSLASKYSVPIFDNMMKRHLVAQDLFSVYMSRNDQGSMLTLGAIDQSYFVGSLHWVPVTVQGYWQFTVDRITINDEVVACQGGCPAVLDTGTALLAGPDGDILTIQQAIGAVQGQYGQFKIDCWRLGIMPTVVFEIHGRKFPLPPSAYTNQELDSSCSSGFKFGSQMWILGDVFIREFYSVFDRANNRVGLAKAI